The proteins below are encoded in one region of bacterium:
- the otsB gene encoding trehalose-phosphatase — MDRPHLFLLDYDGTLTDFERDPERSLLSPRAKKVLQGLRKRYPVIFISGRYLKSLRKVSGLPHFPMVGTHGFESRNLPKHLRLASPAQERFYAKEAQGLWKAVQPLLRRFPGIHIEHKPYSSTLHYRGVALSPAQVRSLERGFRAIFRRSVTLERWDLMAGKMMLEAKPRGFNKGKAVKKIVRHFPDHRVVYAGDDITDLSVFKSLGKKGLKVAVGTRIPKRYSDLRFPSPKALLEWLAGFTRG, encoded by the coding sequence ATGGATCGACCCCACCTATTCTTGCTGGACTACGACGGCACCCTCACTGACTTCGAACGGGACCCGGAGCGTTCCCTGCTTTCACCCCGGGCGAAGAAGGTCCTTCAGGGACTGCGCAAGCGATACCCGGTCATCTTCATCAGCGGGCGTTACCTGAAAAGCCTCCGGAAGGTCTCCGGCCTCCCCCACTTCCCCATGGTGGGGACCCACGGCTTTGAAAGCCGGAACCTGCCCAAGCACCTCCGCTTGGCCAGCCCGGCCCAGGAACGTTTCTACGCCAAGGAGGCCCAAGGGCTTTGGAAAGCGGTCCAGCCGCTCCTGCGCCGGTTCCCCGGCATCCATATCGAGCACAAACCCTATTCCTCGACCCTCCATTACCGGGGCGTTGCCCTGTCCCCCGCCCAGGTCCGGTCTTTGGAGCGCGGATTCCGGGCGATCTTCCGGCGGAGCGTCACCTTGGAACGCTGGGACCTGATGGCGGGCAAGATGATGCTGGAGGCGAAGCCGAGGGGGTTCAACAAGGGCAAGGCGGTGAAAAAGATCGTCCGGCATTTTCCCGACCACCGGGTGGTCTATGCGGGGGACGACATCACGGACCTGTCGGTCTTCAAGTCGCTCGGGAAAAAAGGTTTGAAGGTGGCCGTGGGGACCCGTATCCCCAAGCGTTACTCGGACCTGCGCTTCCCTTCCCCCAAGGCCCTCCTGGAGTGGCTGGCCGGCTTCACCCGGGGCTGA
- a CDS encoding SIS domain-containing protein — MNTTQTLMEKEIQESPRVLRRFLVRQWKALADAAEAVAARRPKFVILAARGTSDNAGTYARYLIEKEWGIPVSLAAPSIMTLYGGKVDYEGGLVLGVSQSGEGPDVCSIIQKARSQGALTIGITNNPKSRLAREAEFAIDMMAGPEKSVAATKTYTAELLVLYGLIECVVKGRKVRAELAQVPRLVEEGCRLSRAVWESSYRFLHLSSCVVVGRGFHYGLAQEAALKLKECAQVMAHAYSTADFHHGPKTLAGKDFPVILLAPPGQTLKGTLELLDELNERQALVMAFSPVKAVLNKAAIPLETPAGSEILNPIGMAPMLQTLALAVATAKGLNPDQPPYLKKVTQTH; from the coding sequence TTGAACACCACCCAAACCCTGATGGAAAAAGAGATCCAGGAAAGCCCCCGGGTGCTCCGGAGGTTCCTGGTCCGCCAGTGGAAGGCCCTGGCCGACGCAGCCGAGGCCGTGGCGGCGCGCCGCCCCAAGTTCGTCATCCTGGCCGCCCGCGGCACCTCCGACAACGCCGGCACCTATGCCCGCTACCTGATCGAGAAGGAATGGGGCATCCCCGTCTCCCTGGCCGCTCCCTCCATCATGACCCTCTATGGCGGCAAGGTGGACTACGAGGGCGGGCTGGTCCTGGGCGTCTCCCAATCGGGCGAGGGGCCGGACGTCTGCTCCATCATCCAGAAGGCCCGCTCCCAGGGGGCGCTGACCATCGGCATCACCAACAACCCCAAGTCCCGGCTGGCCCGGGAAGCGGAGTTCGCCATCGACATGATGGCCGGCCCGGAAAAGAGCGTGGCCGCCACCAAGACCTACACGGCCGAACTGCTGGTCCTCTACGGCCTCATCGAATGCGTGGTCAAGGGCCGCAAGGTCCGCGCCGAACTGGCCCAGGTGCCCCGCCTGGTCGAGGAAGGCTGCCGCCTGTCGCGGGCGGTCTGGGAATCCTCCTACCGTTTCCTCCATCTCTCCTCCTGCGTGGTCGTGGGCCGCGGTTTCCACTACGGACTCGCCCAGGAAGCCGCCCTGAAGCTCAAGGAATGCGCCCAGGTCATGGCCCATGCCTACTCGACCGCCGATTTCCACCACGGTCCCAAGACCCTGGCGGGGAAGGATTTCCCGGTCATCCTCCTGGCGCCCCCGGGACAGACCCTGAAGGGGACCCTGGAACTTTTGGACGAGCTCAACGAACGCCAGGCCCTGGTCATGGCCTTCAGCCCGGTCAAGGCGGTGCTCAACAAGGCGGCCATCCCCCTGGAAACGCCGGCGGGGAGCGAGATCCTCAATCCGATCGGAATGGCGCCCATGCTACAGACCCTCGCTTTGGCGGTGGCGACGGCGAAGGGATTGAACCCGGACCAGCCGCCCTATTTGAAGAAGGTGACGCAAACGCACTAA
- a CDS encoding polysaccharide lyase family protein, giving the protein MEALPLWANVPGGGTGTGGNVTVTDNGGTVVLANGIVSVTINKSNGNITNFTYNGTNLLSGGHGGGYFYWDGSGGPTLSSAVYTLSVNPSGNGGNQAEVWLQSTADPMDMAVYYDLNRGQQGIYVTMILTHQSGYADYPGAELRSNVYVGSIFDWLCVDPYRFRQMASPNDSSVAVAGAPAEVTQWTSGIYNGLTECKYAYSAPLGQLDTWGWASSSSVDGIWQVLPSHEYYDGGPMHRELTEHIGNTLLNMFGGGHYGFGSTQDQPAGTFSSKTFGPAFIYANKYTGSAGDPVSLKARTLWADAQAQAAAEQGAWPYTWFHPQTPSGMSGSPYPQDSGRGTVSGTLAINDPNNPGASPVSLWIGLAPDNGGTDFQQQYLTYQFWVRTGAGGSFSIPHVLPGAYNLWAFGPGAIGTFKRTGVNVNAGSTVNLGTVTWGPLRLGPTVWEIGTPDRDSNEFFNGEHSLTPYNGALPRYAGGAPYNSPTAWGAFLDYANQFPGGVSFTVGSSNPGTDWNYCQPTTYTGSAYTGTTSRIYFNLASAPSAAQTARLYIAFASNYSSACILTVNGTVQTAAVMGSTNGQYASITNPATGFYPPAHSFDSIVRLGSQGAWGDAYLDFAANKLHAGTNEIDIGMRPAGGAGNGNGFEYDYLRLEMTGYSSSSSPTATPTRTSTATWTASSSPTATASTTPTPSATLTATPSASPTKTFTASGTPTATSTRTFTATASNTSSSTATATRTHTPVPPTNTPTITASSTSTATRTATASTTPTPSATPTKTNTMTATFTWTSTPTASTTATPSPTLTATPSASPTPTPVPPTNTFTSTVTSTATMTPTASMTPSATASSTPTPSSTSSSSMTATPSLTASWTPSLTASPTHTPVPPTATFTNTNSPVPPTATFTNTNSPVPPTSTSTRTFTETSTNTPTNTAVPPTATMTRTFTSTASGTPTPTNSFTATWTLPPTFSYTPTVTPTLTWTSTPTFPLLTPTFTPGTGVTAVIYPNPATGDGFNIQVTGMTTVDKVQVQVETTAFRKVNEMTFHSQGPGTAILAVPATDASGAPLANGVYYVIVRTEGARITLKLMVLR; this is encoded by the coding sequence TTGGAAGCGCTTCCGCTTTGGGCCAATGTCCCCGGCGGGGGCACGGGGACCGGCGGCAACGTCACGGTCACCGACAACGGCGGCACCGTGGTCCTGGCCAACGGCATCGTGTCCGTCACCATCAATAAATCCAACGGCAACATCACCAATTTCACCTACAACGGGACCAATCTGCTCTCGGGGGGGCACGGGGGCGGTTACTTCTATTGGGATGGTTCCGGTGGGCCGACGCTCTCGAGCGCCGTTTACACCTTGAGCGTCAATCCGTCCGGTAACGGAGGGAACCAGGCGGAGGTCTGGCTCCAATCGACCGCCGATCCGATGGATATGGCCGTCTATTACGACCTCAACCGCGGCCAGCAGGGCATCTACGTGACCATGATCCTCACCCACCAATCCGGTTATGCCGACTATCCGGGGGCGGAACTGCGGTCGAACGTCTATGTTGGTTCCATCTTCGACTGGCTTTGCGTGGATCCTTACCGTTTCCGTCAGATGGCCTCGCCCAACGACAGTTCGGTGGCCGTGGCGGGCGCGCCCGCCGAGGTCACCCAATGGACCAGCGGGATCTACAACGGTCTCACGGAATGCAAATACGCCTATAGCGCTCCCCTTGGCCAATTGGACACCTGGGGCTGGGCTTCCAGCAGTTCGGTCGACGGCATCTGGCAAGTGCTCCCGAGCCATGAGTATTACGATGGCGGGCCCATGCACCGGGAACTCACCGAGCACATCGGCAACACGCTCCTGAACATGTTCGGCGGCGGGCACTATGGATTCGGATCGACCCAGGACCAACCGGCCGGGACCTTCTCCTCCAAGACCTTTGGCCCGGCTTTTATTTACGCCAACAAGTACACGGGATCCGCCGGCGACCCCGTCTCCCTCAAGGCCCGGACCCTTTGGGCCGACGCCCAGGCCCAGGCCGCCGCCGAACAGGGCGCTTGGCCCTATACCTGGTTCCATCCCCAGACGCCCAGCGGAATGAGCGGCTCCCCCTATCCCCAGGACAGCGGGCGGGGGACCGTGAGCGGGACCCTGGCCATCAACGATCCCAACAACCCCGGCGCCTCACCGGTGAGTCTCTGGATCGGTTTGGCGCCGGATAACGGCGGGACCGATTTCCAGCAGCAATACCTGACCTACCAGTTCTGGGTGCGCACCGGGGCCGGAGGGAGCTTCTCCATCCCGCACGTTTTGCCCGGCGCCTACAACCTCTGGGCCTTCGGTCCGGGCGCCATCGGTACCTTCAAGCGGACCGGGGTCAATGTGAACGCGGGTTCCACCGTCAACCTGGGCACGGTCACCTGGGGCCCGTTGCGCTTGGGCCCCACCGTCTGGGAGATCGGGACGCCGGACCGGGATTCCAACGAATTCTTCAACGGGGAACATTCGCTCACGCCCTATAACGGCGCCCTTCCGCGCTACGCGGGCGGCGCTCCCTATAACAGCCCCACCGCCTGGGGCGCCTTCCTGGATTACGCGAACCAGTTCCCGGGCGGGGTCAGCTTCACGGTGGGGAGCAGCAACCCGGGGACCGATTGGAACTACTGCCAACCCACCACCTATACGGGATCCGCCTACACCGGGACGACTTCCCGGATCTATTTCAACCTTGCCTCCGCGCCCTCGGCGGCCCAGACCGCCCGGCTTTATATCGCCTTTGCCTCGAATTACAGTTCCGCCTGCATCTTGACGGTCAATGGGACCGTCCAGACCGCCGCGGTCATGGGGTCCACCAACGGCCAATACGCGTCCATCACCAATCCGGCGACGGGTTTTTATCCCCCGGCCCACAGTTTTGACAGCATTGTCCGCCTGGGTTCGCAGGGTGCCTGGGGGGACGCCTACCTGGACTTCGCGGCCAACAAGCTCCACGCGGGGACGAACGAGATCGATATCGGCATGCGGCCCGCCGGCGGCGCGGGCAATGGGAACGGGTTCGAATACGACTATTTGCGCCTGGAAATGACGGGATACAGTTCTTCGTCCTCACCGACGGCTACGCCCACCAGGACGTCGACGGCGACATGGACCGCGTCATCGTCCCCGACGGCCACGGCTTCGACTACGCCGACTCCGTCGGCTACGCTCACCGCTACGCCTTCGGCTTCGCCCACCAAAACCTTCACGGCGTCGGGGACTCCGACAGCCACTTCGACCCGGACCTTTACGGCGACGGCCTCGAACACGTCTTCGTCCACGGCGACGGCCACGCGCACCCATACCCCGGTGCCGCCTACGAACACTCCCACCATCACGGCGTCTTCCACGTCCACGGCGACGAGGACGGCCACGGCTTCGACTACGCCGACTCCGTCGGCTACGCCCACAAAGACCAATACCATGACGGCCACGTTCACCTGGACCAGCACCCCGACGGCTTCGACTACGGCGACTCCGTCGCCTACGCTCACCGCTACGCCTTCGGCTTCGCCAACGCCCACGCCGGTTCCACCCACGAATACCTTCACCTCGACCGTAACGTCCACCGCCACGATGACGCCGACGGCTTCGATGACGCCTAGCGCGACAGCCTCCAGCACTCCAACGCCTTCATCGACATCAAGCAGTTCGATGACGGCTACGCCTTCCCTCACTGCGAGCTGGACGCCGTCCCTCACCGCTTCGCCTACGCACACGCCCGTGCCGCCAACAGCCACTTTCACGAACACGAATAGTCCTGTTCCGCCGACGGCTACCTTCACAAATACCAATAGTCCGGTGCCGCCCACGTCTACCTCGACCCGTACCTTTACGGAAACCTCCACAAATACACCCACGAACACCGCCGTTCCTCCGACGGCCACCATGACCCGGACCTTCACTTCCACAGCCTCGGGAACCCCCACCCCGACGAACAGCTTCACTGCCACCTGGACCTTGCCCCCCACCTTTAGCTACACGCCGACGGTTACCCCGACATTGACCTGGACTTCAACTCCTACCTTCCCACTCCTCACTCCTACCTTCACGCCGGGGACCGGCGTGACCGCGGTGATCTATCCGAACCCGGCGACCGGGGATGGCTTCAACATCCAGGTGACGGGGATGACCACGGTGGACAAGGTCCAGGTGCAGGTGGAGACAACGGCCTTCCGCAAGGTGAACGAGATGACCTTCCATAGCCAAGGGCCGGGGACGGCGATCCTGGCCGTGCCCGCGACGGACGCTTCGGGCGCGCCGCTGGCCAACGGGGTCTATTACGTGATCGTCCGCACCGAAGGCGCACGGATCACCCTGAAATTGATGGTGCTACGTTGA
- a CDS encoding AraC family transcriptional regulator: MKRPRIDLRTGTASEAATPPWLSRVLSNNAVINLFTDYVSLPCYVVDRRQPDLWYTLAAPSGDPSPFQFELYFGKKADRLRYNHDCFEKAAHLKKGVLEQHSGLWDYFAPVLQNGKCVAYVVSGSFQRTIPSFEALSKQFSLLAGKAPGLADPIFNDYARILLQTSLISDQALPDYRKLIDALAKFVAEERPDPGFLGQVEKMKAQVFSQHMANRMWHYSQVKRNRLLWGPWQGSELAPWDRDEFHLTRHPNTVLAVMLGREGAVATSEVRSMVQSAQMQWACFEMVRQLPETVCGKMENQGAFFLTSTDPKRNAAQARLQVRDMAMAIEEQLRKKFKTSVFVGISRLDHATEELPEAFQESTLALHLGLHHQKSQVFYQDQYEAKPENTEFTVLHWAVKLVEACGRAEEKEIRLMREEYVREALRASAEKAEVLRVHLIQLLFMLMETVQKRALVVEPQFTTLSKELSEKYTGALTSAELLGLFRSHLEFFSNLFQSPLRGERNFRLERAKDYIAQNFQRSLSLTEVASRTGFSVSRFSRCFKESFGMGFSDYLLQLRCDHARRLLETTRLSIGQIAQDCGFQSASYFIQQFKRRSGQTPQAFRQQKG; this comes from the coding sequence ATGAAACGCCCCAGGATCGACCTAAGGACCGGGACCGCCAGCGAGGCCGCCACGCCTCCTTGGCTTTCGCGCGTGCTTTCCAACAATGCGGTCATCAACCTTTTCACCGACTATGTCTCCTTGCCGTGCTACGTCGTGGACCGTCGCCAGCCCGACCTCTGGTACACCCTGGCCGCCCCCTCGGGCGATCCCTCGCCCTTCCAGTTCGAGCTCTATTTCGGGAAGAAGGCGGATCGCCTTCGGTACAACCATGATTGTTTCGAGAAGGCCGCCCATTTGAAAAAGGGCGTCCTGGAACAGCATTCGGGACTTTGGGATTACTTCGCCCCCGTGCTGCAGAACGGCAAATGCGTGGCCTATGTGGTGTCCGGTTCCTTCCAGCGGACCATCCCATCCTTCGAGGCCTTGTCCAAGCAATTCAGCCTTTTGGCCGGGAAGGCGCCGGGCCTGGCGGACCCCATCTTCAACGATTACGCCCGGATCCTCCTGCAGACCTCCCTGATCTCCGATCAGGCCCTCCCCGACTACCGGAAGCTCATCGACGCGCTGGCGAAGTTCGTGGCCGAGGAAAGGCCCGACCCGGGTTTCCTGGGCCAGGTGGAGAAAATGAAGGCCCAGGTCTTCTCGCAGCACATGGCCAACCGCATGTGGCATTACAGCCAGGTCAAGCGTAACCGCCTCCTTTGGGGGCCCTGGCAGGGGAGCGAACTGGCGCCCTGGGACCGGGATGAATTCCACCTGACCCGCCATCCCAACACGGTGCTGGCGGTCATGCTGGGCCGGGAGGGCGCGGTGGCCACCAGCGAGGTGCGGTCCATGGTCCAGTCGGCCCAGATGCAATGGGCCTGCTTCGAGATGGTGCGGCAACTTCCCGAGACGGTCTGCGGCAAGATGGAGAACCAGGGGGCCTTCTTCCTGACCTCCACCGATCCGAAGCGGAACGCCGCCCAAGCCCGCCTGCAGGTCCGGGACATGGCCATGGCCATCGAGGAACAATTGCGCAAGAAGTTCAAGACCTCGGTCTTCGTGGGCATCTCCCGTCTGGACCACGCCACCGAGGAACTGCCCGAGGCCTTCCAGGAATCCACCCTGGCCCTCCACCTGGGCCTGCACCATCAGAAGTCCCAGGTCTTCTACCAGGACCAATACGAGGCCAAACCCGAGAACACCGAGTTCACGGTCCTTCATTGGGCGGTGAAGCTGGTGGAGGCCTGCGGCCGGGCGGAGGAGAAGGAGATCCGGCTCATGCGGGAGGAATACGTGCGGGAAGCCCTGCGGGCCTCGGCGGAGAAAGCGGAGGTCCTGCGGGTCCATCTCATCCAGCTGCTCTTCATGCTGATGGAGACGGTCCAGAAACGGGCTCTGGTGGTGGAACCCCAATTCACCACCCTTTCGAAGGAATTGTCGGAGAAATACACCGGGGCCCTGACCTCGGCCGAGCTGTTGGGCCTTTTCCGCTCCCACCTGGAGTTCTTCTCGAACCTTTTCCAATCCCCCCTGAGGGGGGAGCGCAACTTCCGCTTGGAGCGGGCCAAGGATTACATCGCCCAGAACTTCCAAAGGTCCCTTTCCCTGACCGAGGTGGCCTCCCGGACGGGCTTTTCGGTCTCCCGTTTCAGCCGCTGCTTCAAGGAGTCCTTCGGCATGGGTTTCTCCGACTACCTGCTCCAACTGCGCTGTGACCACGCCCGGCGCCTGTTGGAGACCACCCGCCTTTCCATCGGCCAGATCGCCCAGGACTGCGGCTTCCAGTCCGCCAGCTATTTCATCCAGCAGTTCAAGCGCCGGTCGGGTCAGACCCCCCAGGCCTTCCGCCAGCAAAAGGGATGA
- a CDS encoding glycosyl hydrolase family 28 protein, producing the protein MHWVPKPPAFAVFLFLGASVQAQTLNITSAPYNATTGSTDNRAAIQAAINAVGSGGTVLVPSGTFLSGPLTLKSNMTFQIASGGTLKMTAFGTFPQNTSFVYGTNLTNLTLNGSGTMDGQGAAWWTDFNNGNPDNRPPAMIYLSKSSNVTLMGITVKDSPKFHIQTLGSMNGVYCSGLSITAAWPSPNTDGIDLRGKNYLIENCYISDGDDVIQIGGSSDNCQAITIRNCTFGTGHGLSIGGYTQGGVSDLLVDNCTFNGTQYGIRWKTGRDRGGVITNLTYSNITMTNILLYPFFLTSFYPNPSSLPPTTDDTQAITSTTPFWSNITLRNITATTASSGAKSPGIMWAVAEAPVSNVTLDGVTVTGPSGKNFEFHHARNVTILCNVRVDGQAPPTDIGSFDATITYPPCGSATNTFTPTRTNTPVPPTATLTRTNSPTSTPTFTATSTRTASMTPSATASSTPTPSSTSSWTASLTATPSATRTHTPVPPTNTPTATASSTSTATRTATASTTPTPSATPTKTNTMTAAFTWTSTPTASTTATPSPTLTATPSASPTPTPVPPTNTFTSTATSTATMTPTRTFTVTAVPPTATATASSTATSTSTPSGTPTNTAVITPTATSTATRTGTPTASSTFTVSSTPSSTPTPSFTASFTPSSTATRTFTATAVPPTATATASMTPSATASSTPTPSSTSSWTASLTASPSATPTRTFTPTNSSTATWTWTPTGTPTPTLSQTPTATQTGTPSFSPTLTPTAGNGIQAVIYPNPVSGDGFNIQVTGMTTVDKVQVQVETTAFRKVNEMTFHSQGPGTAILAVPATDASGAPLANGVYYVIVRTEGARIILKLMVLR; encoded by the coding sequence ATGCACTGGGTCCCCAAACCGCCCGCTTTCGCCGTTTTCCTGTTCCTTGGCGCCTCGGTCCAGGCTCAGACCCTCAACATCACTTCCGCTCCCTACAACGCCACCACGGGCAGCACGGACAACCGGGCCGCCATCCAGGCGGCCATCAACGCGGTGGGGAGCGGCGGGACCGTGCTGGTCCCCTCGGGGACCTTCCTTTCCGGCCCCTTGACATTGAAGAGCAACATGACCTTCCAGATCGCCTCGGGCGGGACCCTCAAGATGACCGCTTTCGGGACCTTCCCCCAGAACACGAGTTTCGTCTATGGGACCAACCTCACCAACCTCACCCTGAACGGGTCGGGGACCATGGACGGCCAAGGCGCGGCCTGGTGGACGGATTTCAACAACGGCAATCCGGACAACCGGCCCCCAGCCATGATCTACCTCTCCAAGTCTTCCAACGTGACCCTGATGGGGATCACGGTCAAGGATTCGCCCAAGTTCCACATCCAAACCCTGGGGTCCATGAACGGGGTCTATTGCTCGGGCTTGAGCATCACGGCGGCCTGGCCTTCGCCCAACACCGACGGCATCGACCTGAGGGGGAAGAACTACCTGATCGAGAACTGCTACATCAGCGACGGGGACGACGTCATCCAGATCGGGGGCAGTTCGGACAACTGCCAGGCCATCACCATCCGCAACTGCACCTTCGGCACCGGCCACGGCCTTTCCATCGGGGGTTACACCCAGGGCGGGGTGAGCGACCTGTTGGTGGACAACTGCACCTTCAACGGCACCCAGTACGGCATCCGGTGGAAGACGGGCCGGGACCGGGGCGGGGTCATCACCAACCTGACCTACTCCAACATCACCATGACCAACATCCTGCTCTATCCCTTCTTCCTGACCAGCTTCTACCCGAATCCCTCGTCCCTGCCGCCCACCACCGACGACACCCAGGCCATCACCAGCACCACGCCCTTCTGGAGCAATATCACGCTCCGGAACATCACGGCCACCACGGCTTCCAGCGGCGCCAAGAGCCCGGGAATTATGTGGGCGGTGGCGGAGGCTCCGGTCTCCAATGTGACGCTCGACGGCGTCACCGTGACGGGTCCCAGTGGGAAGAACTTCGAGTTCCACCACGCCAGGAACGTGACCATCCTGTGCAATGTCCGGGTGGACGGACAGGCGCCCCCGACCGACATCGGGTCCTTCGACGCGACCATCACCTACCCGCCCTGCGGGAGCGCCACCAATACCTTCACCCCGACCCGGACGAACACGCCGGTGCCGCCGACGGCGACCTTGACCCGGACCAACAGCCCGACCTCAACCCCTACTTTCACAGCCACTTCGACCCGGACGGCTTCGATGACGCCTAGCGCGACAGCCTCCAGCACTCCAACGCCTTCATCGACATCAAGCTGGACGGCGTCCCTCACCGCTACGCCTTCGGCCACGCGCACCCATACCCCGGTGCCGCCTACGAACACCCCCACCGCCACGGCGTCTTCCACGTCCACGGCGACGAGGACGGCCACGGCTTCGACTACGCCGACTCCGTCGGCTACGCCCACAAAGACCAATACCATGACGGCCGCGTTCACCTGGACCAGCACCCCGACGGCTTCGACTACGGCGACTCCGTCGCCTACGCTCACCGCTACGCCTTCGGCTTCGCCAACGCCCACGCCGGTGCCACCCACGAATACCTTCACCTCGACCGCAACGTCCACCGCCACGATGACGCCGACCAGGACCTTCACGGTGACGGCGGTCCCACCCACCGCTACCGCGACGGCCTCCTCCACGGCGACTTCCACTTCGACCCCTTCGGGAACGCCCACGAATACGGCGGTCATCACTCCCACGGCGACCTCCACCGCCACCAGAACGGGGACCCCGACCGCCTCTTCCACCTTTACGGTCTCATCGACGCCCAGTTCCACCCCCACCCCGAGCTTCACCGCCTCTTTCACGCCCTCGAGCACCGCCACGAGAACCTTCACGGCGACGGCGGTCCCACCCACGGCTACCGCGACGGCTTCGATGACGCCTAGCGCGACAGCCTCCAGCACTCCAACGCCTTCATCGACATCAAGCTGGACGGCGTCCCTCACCGCTTCGCCTTCGGCTACGCCCACCCGGACTTTCACCCCGACGAACAGTTCCACCGCCACCTGGACCTGGACCCCCACGGGGACGCCCACCCCCACCCTGTCACAGACGCCTACGGCGACGCAGACAGGGACTCCGTCCTTCAGCCCCACCCTCACGCCCACGGCGGGGAACGGGATCCAGGCGGTGATCTACCCGAACCCGGTGTCAGGGGACGGCTTCAACATCCAGGTGACGGGGATGACCACGGTGGACAAGGTCCAGGTGCAGGTGGAGACGACGGCCTTCCGCAAGGTGAACGAGATGACCTTCCATAGCCAAGGGCCGGGGACGGCGATCCTGGCCGTGCCCGCGACGGACGCTTCGGGCGCGCCGCTGGCCAACGGGGTCTATTACGTGATCGTCCGCACCGAAGGCGCGCGGATCATCCTCAAATTGATGGTCTTGCGATGA
- a CDS encoding sugar ABC transporter substrate-binding protein, with amino-acid sequence MRKIQGMGKGFLGALLLLGMLVQGCSKTSDALKISSWGDIKENTILQGLIDDFQKANPDIKVELQRVPWGEYNTKLLTQFAGGLAPDVIFASTDNIGDLYFRNVLEPLDPYIQSDPAYASTLKDFYPTLMNRFTVNGSLYVLPRDISPVCVLYYNKKEFQEAGLPMPSDDWDWTDFLKAAKALTKVDQAGRTTQWGITEDWAMIEPWVYSAGGRWVDNPQKPTKWAFDTPEFIKGLQFRADLMNKYKVMPSPANMTAMGGVGASDMFVNGTAAMFISGIWKTPQFRDIKTFDWDVALFPKGPGGTRGYQSGGSGYGILSTSKHKKEAWKLVSFLAGPEGEKKMASTGLVQPALMSVANSPVFLDGQKPLNKKILLKAEPYGIFMPLMVNWQEVYQGNVIPTFDNLWLGKTDAAGAVSQLWKKIKDRSFGTDQKGGAK; translated from the coding sequence ATGAGGAAGATCCAAGGGATGGGGAAGGGGTTCCTGGGGGCGCTGCTGCTCCTGGGGATGCTGGTCCAGGGCTGTTCCAAGACGAGCGACGCCCTGAAGATCTCCTCCTGGGGGGACATCAAGGAGAACACGATCCTCCAGGGCCTGATCGACGATTTCCAGAAGGCCAACCCGGACATCAAGGTCGAATTGCAGCGGGTGCCCTGGGGAGAGTACAACACCAAGCTCCTGACCCAGTTCGCCGGCGGACTGGCCCCGGACGTGATCTTCGCCTCCACCGACAACATCGGGGACCTCTATTTCCGGAACGTGCTGGAACCGTTGGATCCCTATATCCAATCCGATCCCGCCTACGCTTCCACCCTGAAGGACTTCTATCCCACCCTCATGAACCGATTCACGGTGAACGGCAGCCTTTACGTCCTGCCCCGGGACATCTCCCCGGTCTGCGTGCTCTACTACAACAAGAAGGAGTTCCAGGAAGCGGGCCTTCCCATGCCCTCGGACGACTGGGACTGGACCGACTTCCTGAAGGCCGCCAAGGCCCTGACCAAGGTCGATCAGGCCGGACGGACCACCCAATGGGGCATCACCGAGGACTGGGCCATGATCGAGCCCTGGGTCTATTCGGCCGGCGGCCGCTGGGTCGATAACCCGCAGAAGCCCACTAAGTGGGCCTTCGATACCCCCGAGTTCATCAAGGGCCTGCAGTTCCGCGCCGACCTGATGAACAAGTACAAGGTCATGCCTTCCCCGGCCAACATGACGGCCATGGGCGGCGTGGGCGCCTCCGACATGTTCGTGAACGGCACCGCCGCCATGTTCATCTCGGGCATCTGGAAGACCCCGCAGTTCCGCGACATCAAGACCTTCGACTGGGACGTCGCCTTGTTCCCCAAGGGGCCGGGCGGCACCCGCGGCTACCAGAGCGGCGGGTCGGGCTACGGCATCCTTTCCACCTCCAAGCACAAGAAGGAAGCCTGGAAACTGGTCTCCTTCCTGGCCGGCCCCGAGGGCGAGAAGAAGATGGCCTCCACCGGACTGGTGCAGCCCGCGCTCATGAGCGTGGCCAACTCCCCCGTGTTCCTCGACGGCCAGAAGCCCTTGAACAAGAAGATCCTCCTCAAGGCCGAGCCCTACGGCATCTTCATGCCGCTCATGGTGAACTGGCAGGAGGTCTACCAAGGCAACGTGATCCCGACCTTCGATAACCTCTGGCTGGGCAAGACCGACGCCGCCGGCGCCGTCTCCCAGCTCTGGAAGAAGATCAAGGACCGTTCCTTCGGCACGGACCAAAAAGGAGGGGCGAAATGA